A region of Panicum virgatum strain AP13 chromosome 8N, P.virgatum_v5, whole genome shotgun sequence DNA encodes the following proteins:
- the LOC120685864 gene encoding proteasome subunit alpha type-5: MFLTRTEYDRGVNTFSPEGRLFQVEYAIEAIKLGSTAIGLRTKDGVVLAVEKRVTSPLLEPSSVEKIMEIDEHIGCAMSGLIADARTLVEHARVETQNHRFSYGEPMTVESSTQAICDLALRFGEGDEESMSRPFGVSLLIAGHDENGPSLYYTDPSGTFWQCNAKAIGSGSEGADSSLQEQYNKDLTLQEAETIALSILKQVMEEKVTPNNVDIAKVAPKYHLYTPAEVEAVIARL, encoded by the exons ATGTTTCTCACGAG GACGGAGTACGACCGCGGGGTGAACACCTTCTCGCCGGAGGGGCGGCTGTTCCAGGTCGAGTACGCCATCGAGGCCATCAAG TTGGGATCTACTGCCATCGGGTTGAGGACAAAGGATGGTGTTGTCCTGGCTGTTGAGAAACGTGTCACCTCGCCACTTCTG GAACCAAGCAGTGTGGAGAAAATCATGGAAATTGATGAGCACATAGGCTGTGCCATGAGTGGACTTATTGCTGATGCTAGAACGCTAGTCGAGCATGCTCGTGTTGAGACCCAG AACCATAGGTTCTCATATGGGGAGCCAATGACTGTAGAATCTTCCACACAAGCTATCTGTGACTTGGCTCTGCGCTTTGGTGAAGGTGATGAGGAGTCAATG TCACGGCCATTTGGAGTCTCTCTCCTAATTGCTGGACATGATGAGAATGGACCTAGCTT GTACTACACTGACCCATCTGGGACCTTTTGGCAATGCAACGCAAAGGCAATTGGATCAGGCTCTGAAGGAGCTGATAGCTCCTTGCAGGAGCAGTATAACAAG GACCTGACCCTTCAGGAGGCGGAGACCATAGCCCTTTCTATTCTGAAGCAGGTTATGGAAGAGAAG GTGACCCCAAACAATGTTGATATTGCCAAGGTCGCCCCCAAGTACCACTTGTACACCCCCGCCGAGGTCGAAGCCGTCATTGCAAGGCTGTGA
- the LOC120685777 gene encoding DNA repair protein RAD51 homolog A, protein MSAAAQQQRAAAGAEQQEEVEHGPFPIEHIQASGIAALDVKKLKDSGLHTVEAVAYTPRKDLLQIKGISEAKVDKIVEAASKIVPLGFTSASQLHAQRLEIIQVTTGSRELDKILEGGIETGSITEIYGEFRSGKTQLCHTLCVTCQLPLDQGGGEGKALYIDAEGTFRPQRLLQIADRFGLNGADVLENVAYARAYNTDHQSRLLLEAASMMIETRFALMVVDSATALYRTDFSGRGELSARQMHMAKFLRSLQKLADEFGVAVVITNQVVAQVDGSAMFAGPQIKPIGGNIMAHASTTRLALRKGRGEERICKVISSPCLAEAEARFQIASEGVADVKD, encoded by the exons atgtcggcggcggcgcagcagcagagagcggcggcgggggcggagcagcaggaggaggtggagcaCGGGCCCTTCCCCATCGAGCATATCCAG GCATCTGGAATAGCTGCACTGGATGTGAAAAAGCTCAAAGATTCTGGTCTCCACACTGTGGAGGCTGTGGCTTACACTCCAAGGAAAGACCTTCTGCAAATCAAAGGAATAAGTGAAGCTAAAGTTGACAAGATAGTTGAAGCAG CATCGAAGATAGTTCCACTTGGGTTTACAAGTGCCAGCCAACTTCATGCACAACGGCTGGAGATTATTCAAGTTACAACTGGATCAAGAGAGCTTGACAAGATCTTGGAGG GGGGGATAGAAACAGGATCTATCACAGAGATATATGGTGAGTTCCGCTCTGGAAAGACTCAGTTGTGTCACACCCTTTGTGTTACATGTCAG CTTCCATTGGATCAAGGTGGTGGTGAAGGAAAGGCTCTATACATTGATGCAGAGGGCACATTCAGACCACAAAGGCTCTTGCAGATCGCTGACAG GTTTGGACTGAATGGTGCTGATGTCTTAGAGAATGTGGCTTATGCCAGAGCTTATAATACGGATCATCAATCTAGACTTCTTCTGGAAGCAGCTTCCATGATGATAGAGACCAG GTTTGCTCTCATGGTTGTAGACAGTGCCACAGCTCTGTACAGAACTGATTTCTCAGGAAGAGGAGAGCTATCAGCAAGGCAAATGCATATGGCTAAGTTCTTGAGGAGCCTCCAGAAATTAGCTGATGAG TTTGGAGTTGCTGTGGTTATCACCAATCAAGTAGTAGCACAAGTGGATGGCTCTGCTATGTTTGCCGGACCGCAGATCAAGCCCATTGGTGGAAACATCATGGCTCATGCTTCCACAACAAG GCTTGCTCTTCGCAAGGGAAGAGGAGAGGAGCGAATCTGTAAAGTAATAAGCTCTCCCTGCCTGGCTGAAGCGGAAGCAAGGTTTCAGATAGCTTCTGAAGGTGTTGCAGACGTCAAGGATTGA
- the LOC120685980 gene encoding disease resistance protein RGA4-like gives MEAASGLVKTSVDLFNLLHASYQKLKQLPKDVDFIQSELRSIEEAIIKNSSNADQNWTSSSWIADLKLIRQKIEDAVDFYNYRVICKEDDPGVLYGAYHSAKTFLAGPRSKLLKDIMDIKQLISEAKERKGYHRQDPPPANHATTDRAYQHANEANPQGLETPKGELIQLLRASSESSKKLRVIAISGLGGTGKTILAKEACNQVHYKDKEFDCCSWVTASTIAIKLIARDVNKLLVHIFDKLEPPPQGTSNHLATGPPSEENISEHLRQVLENKRYIIRIDDLQMETGLWMNIQCAFPDNNKSSRIIVTTTNDKLAQICSLNCRVLRMQPLDMGSAHALLERELPVVHRCPTNLNQSLEMILKSCECHPLAIVNMACHIRETGNRWEWDHDKCEQACNGIGSGLVNGTGAFVGMSQVLNRTYSSVNYNTMTCLLSLSTYPKNHVIKRKSLIRRWLAERLITCKDKRSGEDILNECFTNLVEHNFIIPVKISISGEVKAFRVHQMMLQFIKAKANSENFVTWIHIHEGQEKEQVNNICRLYIHNSSPKDPSIGNKTELSRVRSLTFSGLASKTLMNFKDFKLLRVLDLECCENLKNANLDTICRSSMLKYISIRGNEGVSKLPPSIVKLQYLETLDIRETKVDILAMEVIKLPQLAHLFGEFQIPSELSNLETLFTNNISNLHTLVGFCIDESPAVVKLLPLMLKLMKVKILCRQTTPRSEVIEEDLLLSLKSCFQRKLSAPNLSLGSLCIDFSDVRDLDFLHRLEEPSFLHSLKLRGKFSEKSRGLPRFILLSDNLKELHLSGTNLGCSVLSLIQGLQNLQFLKLTEDISITEAGEIICECGWFVSLKRLCFDVPVLPKIVIREKAMESLKSLQLFCIVLGGFSGITHLLHLEELVLPSNVTGPEADDLALQVSRHPMRPKFDRPLGDPGRSIGSKRMLTRKNGFQTLKLGKTS, from the exons ATGGAGGCTGCCTCTGGTCTGGTGAAAACCTCCGTGGATCTCTTCAACCTGCTGCATGCAAGCTACCAGAAGTTGAAGCAGCTGCCCAAAGACGTCGATTTCATCCAGAGCGAGCTCCGGTCCATAGAGGAAGCCATCATAAAGAATTCTAGTAATGCGGATCAGAACTGGACGAGCAGCAGCTGGATCGCCGACCTCAAGTTAATACGGCAAAAAATCGAGGATGCCGTTGACTTCTACAACTACAGGGTCATCTGCAAGGAGGACGATCCAGGAGTTCTGTATGGCGCCTATCACTCTGCAAAGACTTTCCTAGCTGGCCCCCGTAGCAAGCTCCTAAAGGACATCATGGACATCAAGCAGCTCATCTCTGAAGCCAAGGAGAGGAAGGGATATCATCGGCAAGACCCTCCACCAGCTAATCATGCCACAACTGACAGAGCCTACCAACATGCTAATGAGGCCAACCCGCAAGGCTTGGAAACACCCAAAGGGGAGCTCATCCAGCTGTTGCGCGCAAGCTCTGAGAGTTCAAAGAAGCTGAGGGTGATAGCCATTTCTGGCCTAGGTGGCACTGGGAAGACAATCCTTGCTAAAGAAGCGTGCAACCAAGTTCACTACAAGGACAAGGAGTTCGATTGCTGTTCTTGGGTCACCGCGTCGACAATAGCAATCAAGCTTATTGCCAGAGATGTCAACAAGCTCCTCGTGCACATATTTGATAAATTGGAGCCACCACCCCAAGGTACCAGCAACCATTTGGCAACAGGGCCGCCATCCGAAGAAAATATTAGTGAGCATTTGCGGCAAGTATTGGAGAATAAGAG GTACATTATCAGAATTGATGATCTGCAGATGGAGACCGGCCTGTGGATGAATATACAATGTGCTTTCCCTGACAATAACAAGAGCAGCAGAATTATCGTCACCACTACAAATGACAAATTAGCTCAGATATGTAGCCTGAATTGTCGAGTTCTTAGAATGCAGCCACTTGACATGGGTTCTGCTCATGCTTTACTTGAAAGAGAATTGCCTGTCGTACATAGGTGTCCAACCAACCTGAACCAAAGCTTGGAAATGATCTTGAAGTCCTGTGAGTGCCATCCTCTTGCTATAGTTAATATGGCTTGCCATATAAGAGAAACTGGCAACAGGTGGGAGTGGGACCATGATAAATGTGAGCAGGCTTGCAACGGCATTGGTTCTGGGTTGGTCAATGGCACTGGAGCATTCGTAGGAATGAGTCAAGTGCTTAATCGTACTTACAGCTCTGTGAATTATAATACCATGACCTGCTTGCTGTCACTGAGTACATATCCCAAGAATCATGTCATCAAGAGGAAAAGTCTTATAAGACGATGGTTAGCTGAAAGGCTGATAACATGTAAAGACAAGCGATCTGGTGAAGATATATTAAACGAGTGCTTCACTAACTTGGTTGAACATAACTTCATCATACCAGTCAAGATTAGCATCAGTGGAGAGGTGAAGGCATTCCGAGTTCATCAAATGATGCTGCAGTTCATTAAAGCCAAAGCAAACTCTGAGAATTTTGTTACTTGGATTCATATTCATGAGGGCCAGGAAAAGGAACAGGTTAATAATATATGTCGATTGTACATTCATAACAGCAGTCCTAAAGATCCCAGTATTGGAAACAAGACTGAATTATCTCGTGTCAGGTCATTAACCTTTTCCGGGCTGGCAAGCAAAACTCTGATGAATTTCAAGGACTTCAAATTGCTGCGGGTATTGGATCTAGAATGCTGcgaaaatttgaaaaatgccAATCTTGATACTATCTGCAGGTCATCAATGCTGAAATATATAAGCATCAGAGGCAACGAAGGTGTAAGTAAGCTTCCTCCAAGCATTGTGAAGCTACAATATTTAGAAACACTCGATATAAGGGAGACCAAGGTGGACATTCTGGCTATGGAAGTCATCAAACTCCCCCAGTTAGCTCACCTGTTCGGGGAGTTTCAGATACCTTCTGAGTTGAGCAACCTGGAGACGTTATTCACCAACAATATCTCCAATCTGCACACACTGGTAGGATTCTGCATCGATGAAAGCCCAGCCGTGGTGAAATTATTGCCTCTAATGCTCAAATTGATGAAGGTTAAAATCTTGTGCCGCCAGACTACTCCCAGAAGCGAAGTGATAGAGGAGGACCTTCTACTGTCTCTGAAGAGCTGTTTCCAAAGGAAACTGTCCGCACCGAATTTATCTCTTGGGTCCCTATGCATTGATTTCAGTGATGTGCGCGACCTTGACTTCCTGCATAGACTAGAGGAACCAAGTTTTCTTCATTCTCTCAAGCTGCGTGGAAAGTTCAGTGAAAAGTCGAGAGGACTGCCGCGGTTCATTCTTCTATCAGACAATCTTAAAGAACTGCACCTTTCAGGGACTAATCTAGGTTGCAGCGTTCTCTCGTTGATACAAGGCCTGCAAAATTTGCAATTTCTAAAGCTGACCGAAGATATCAGCATAACTGAAGCCGGAGAAATTATTTGTGAATGTGGATGGTTCGTGAGTCTGAAGCGCCTATGTTTTGATGTTCCAGTGCTGCCGAAGATTGTCATCCGAGAGAAGGCTATGGAAAGCCTCAAGTCCCTCCAGCTGTTCTGTATAGTGTTGGGTGGCTTCTCCGGCATCACGCACCTGCTCCACCTAGAGGAATTGGTCCTCCCTTCTAATGTCACCGGACCAGAGGCAGATGATTTAGCTCTTCAAGTCAGCAGGCATCCCATGAGACCAAAATTCGATAGGCCACTAGGTGACCCTGGTAGATCAATAGGATCTAAGCGGATGTTGACTAGGAAAAATGGCTTCCAAACCCTGAAGTTAGGGAAGACTAGTTAG